One window of Mesorhizobium loti R88b genomic DNA carries:
- a CDS encoding DUF2255 family protein: MPWSEDELARIAATDDLHISPLRDDGVTLGTPTWIWSVVVGGALYVRGYNGLQSRWYQAAIKQKAGRITAAGMARDVGFEAVEGTVNDRIDDAYRAKYAASPYLAPMIAPRARAATVRITPKEN; this comes from the coding sequence ATGCCATGGTCGGAGGACGAACTCGCAAGGATCGCGGCGACCGACGATCTGCATATTTCGCCGTTGCGCGATGATGGCGTGACCCTGGGGACGCCGACATGGATCTGGTCGGTCGTTGTCGGCGGCGCGCTTTATGTGCGCGGCTACAATGGCCTGCAGTCACGCTGGTATCAGGCCGCGATCAAGCAGAAGGCCGGTCGCATCACCGCTGCCGGCATGGCCAGGGATGTCGGCTTCGAGGCGGTCGAGGGAACCGTCAACGACCGCATCGATGACGCCTACAGGGCGAAATACGCAGCCAGCCCCTATCTCGCGCCGATGATCGCGCCGCGCGCCCGCGCCGCCACGGTGCGGATCACACCGAAGGAGAATTGA
- a CDS encoding cation transporter, whose translation MTGTLNKAVRMVAILNLGYFGIEFAVAVWIRSVSLFADSIDFLEDASVNLLIMVALGWTIRNRARLGMALAGILLIPALATLWTAWEKFNIPIPPAPVPLTLTAAGAILVNLSCALMLARYRRHSGSLTHAAFLSARNDVLANIAIIAAGLVTAFVWHSAWPDIVVGLAIAVMNADAAREVFTAARREFAETQISS comes from the coding sequence ATGACCGGAACGCTGAATAAAGCGGTGCGGATGGTTGCCATCCTGAACCTTGGTTACTTCGGGATCGAGTTTGCCGTAGCGGTTTGGATCCGATCGGTATCGCTGTTTGCGGACAGCATCGATTTCCTGGAGGATGCATCTGTCAACCTCCTGATCATGGTCGCGTTGGGCTGGACTATCCGCAACAGAGCGCGGCTCGGAATGGCGCTGGCAGGGATACTTCTGATCCCGGCTTTGGCAACCCTTTGGACGGCTTGGGAGAAATTCAACATTCCAATTCCGCCAGCGCCCGTTCCGCTAACGCTTACAGCGGCTGGCGCCATCCTCGTCAACCTGTCGTGCGCTCTCATGCTCGCTCGCTATCGCCGTCACAGCGGCAGCCTTACTCATGCGGCATTTCTCTCGGCGCGCAACGATGTCCTAGCCAATATCGCAATCATCGCCGCCGGCCTCGTCACGGCATTTGTGTGGCACTCGGCCTGGCCGGATATTGTCGTTGGCCTTGCCATCGCAGTCATGAATGCGGACGCGGCCCGCGAGGTTTTCACGGCCGCGAGACGCGAATTCGCAGAAACCCAAATTTCGAGCTGA
- a CDS encoding LysR family transcriptional regulator has protein sequence MPRDNLNELTAFLAVAREKSFTRAAAQLGVSQSALSHTVRALEERLGVRLLTRTTRSVSPTEAGERLTRSIGPRLDEIEAELVAVSALREKPAGTIRITAGEHAADAVLWPAISRLLPDYPDIRVEIIVDYGLTDIVAERYDAGVRLGEQVARDMIAVRIGPDQRMAVVGSPAYFAKRPKPRSPQDLTTHNCINLRLPTYGGLYAWEFEKAGREPKVRVEGQLIFNTSGLRMNAVLTGLGLAYLPQDQVHAHLASGELVRVLADWCPPFPGYHLYYPSRRQATPAFSLLVDALRYRG, from the coding sequence ATGCCGCGAGACAATCTCAACGAGCTGACCGCCTTCCTCGCGGTCGCGCGCGAAAAAAGCTTCACCCGGGCGGCGGCTCAGCTGGGCGTCTCGCAATCGGCGCTCAGCCACACGGTGCGGGCGCTGGAGGAGCGGCTCGGCGTGCGGCTGCTCACCCGCACCACGCGCAGCGTCTCGCCCACCGAGGCCGGCGAGCGGCTGACGCGCTCCATCGGGCCGAGGCTCGACGAGATCGAGGCCGAACTCGTCGCGGTGAGCGCCTTGCGTGAAAAGCCCGCCGGCACCATCCGTATCACCGCCGGCGAGCACGCCGCCGACGCCGTGCTGTGGCCGGCGATATCAAGGCTGCTGCCCGACTATCCCGACATCAGGGTCGAGATCATCGTCGACTACGGCCTGACCGACATCGTCGCCGAGCGCTACGATGCCGGCGTGCGGCTGGGCGAACAGGTGGCGCGCGACATGATCGCGGTGCGCATCGGCCCCGACCAGCGCATGGCCGTGGTCGGATCGCCGGCCTACTTCGCCAAACGGCCGAAGCCGCGCTCACCGCAGGACCTGACCACGCACAATTGCATCAACCTGCGCTTGCCGACCTATGGCGGGCTCTATGCCTGGGAATTCGAAAAGGCCGGGCGTGAGCCGAAGGTGCGCGTCGAGGGCCAGCTGATCTTCAATACATCCGGCTTGCGCATGAATGCCGTGCTGACCGGCCTCGGCCTTGCCTATCTGCCGCAGGATCAGGTGCACGCGCACCTTGCCAGCGGCGAACTGGTGCGGGTGCTGGCCGACTGGTGCCCGCCCTTCCCCGGCTACCACCTCTACTACCCCAGCCGCCGCCAGGCGACACCAGCCTTCTCGCTGCTGGTCGATGCGCTGCGCTATCGGGGCTAG
- a CDS encoding ester cyclase has translation MTVTDLYRGYIDCLNSQDWARLHRFVHDEVHHNSERVGLSGYREMLERDFREIPDLYFDVQLLISEPPFIASRIQFHCTPRGTFFGLPINGKKVSFSENVFYEFLDDRIRNVWSVIDKAAIAAQL, from the coding sequence GTGACCGTGACCGACCTCTATCGAGGCTATATCGACTGCCTCAACAGTCAGGATTGGGCGCGGCTGCACCGCTTCGTCCATGACGAGGTGCACCACAACAGCGAGCGCGTCGGGCTGTCAGGCTACCGCGAAATGCTGGAGCGGGATTTCCGCGAAATTCCGGACCTCTATTTCGATGTCCAGCTCTTGATCTCCGAGCCACCCTTCATCGCCAGCCGCATCCAGTTCCACTGCACGCCGAGGGGGACTTTCTTCGGCCTGCCGATCAACGGCAAGAAGGTCTCGTTCAGCGAGAACGTGTTTTATGAGTTTCTCGACGACCGGATCAGGAATGTCTGGTCGGTGATCGACAAGGCGGCGATCGCGGCGCAGCTTTGA
- a CDS encoding ACT domain-containing protein, translated as MAARVKLKQLPGPYAISRLGAGDSIPGWADGPGFVSITRTDDELSITCLQDRVPGSVKHDGDWVAFKLQGPFAFDETGIVLSVIQPLSENGLGIFLVSTFDGDHLLVKAADQEAARQHLVEAGHTLL; from the coding sequence ATGGCTGCCAGGGTCAAACTGAAGCAACTTCCCGGGCCATACGCGATCTCGCGACTCGGAGCGGGCGACAGCATTCCCGGCTGGGCGGACGGGCCGGGCTTTGTCAGCATCACCAGGACCGACGACGAGCTTTCGATCACGTGCCTGCAGGATCGCGTTCCAGGCTCGGTCAAGCACGATGGCGACTGGGTCGCCTTCAAATTGCAAGGCCCCTTTGCTTTCGACGAGACCGGCATCGTGTTGTCGGTCATCCAGCCGCTGTCGGAAAATGGGCTGGGCATCTTCCTGGTGTCCACCTTCGACGGCGATCATCTGCTGGTGAAAGCGGCGGATCAGGAAGCGGCGAGACAGCACCTGGTCGAGGCAGGACACACGCTGCTGTAG
- a CDS encoding alpha/beta hydrolase family protein yields the protein MRFWITLCTIIASTIVMLNASIAGETVGVRHFPAASRERGTDLDVTVWYPAQPGGEPVSLGDSELFVGTSAMRDAPISGGKFPLILLSHGAGLAGNPQALSWIATPLARQGFVVAAPTHPGNTGPKRSAAETMKLWLRPADLTATLDAIGKDTVFSDHLEQGKVGVLGLSMGGNTVLAIAGARVDPRLLAAYCDTDLLNASLCQWLRQSGVDLHAMDLQPAGRDNTDERIRFAMAVDPAPVDVFGAKSFAGIKVPVAIVNLGRPGKIPTTADASGIAKAIANASYATIEDASHYSMFGECKPGALAIIAAEEIGDPVCDDGGGRSRGEIHAQLIDMTAAAFTRALKAGR from the coding sequence ATGAGATTCTGGATCACGCTTTGCACCATCATCGCTTCGACAATAGTCATGCTGAATGCGAGCATCGCCGGCGAGACTGTCGGCGTTCGTCACTTTCCCGCCGCATCCAGGGAGCGCGGCACCGATCTCGATGTGACGGTCTGGTACCCGGCACAGCCTGGCGGTGAGCCGGTCAGCCTTGGCGACAGCGAGCTTTTCGTCGGCACCTCAGCCATGCGTGATGCGCCAATATCAGGTGGAAAATTTCCGCTGATCCTGCTGTCGCATGGCGCCGGCCTGGCGGGAAACCCGCAAGCGCTGAGCTGGATCGCAACGCCTCTGGCCAGGCAGGGATTTGTCGTCGCCGCTCCCACCCATCCGGGCAATACGGGGCCAAAACGATCCGCCGCCGAGACGATGAAACTCTGGTTGCGGCCCGCCGACCTCACGGCGACGCTGGACGCGATAGGCAAGGACACGGTCTTCAGCGATCACCTCGAGCAAGGCAAAGTCGGTGTTCTCGGCCTTTCCATGGGCGGCAATACGGTGCTGGCGATAGCCGGGGCCCGCGTCGACCCCAGGCTGCTGGCGGCCTATTGTGATACGGACCTGCTCAACGCCTCGCTTTGCCAGTGGCTCAGGCAAAGCGGCGTCGATCTCCACGCCATGGATCTGCAGCCCGCCGGCCGCGACAACACCGACGAGCGCATCCGTTTCGCCATGGCGGTCGATCCCGCCCCAGTCGATGTCTTCGGCGCCAAGAGCTTCGCCGGGATCAAAGTTCCGGTCGCCATCGTCAATCTTGGCCGGCCGGGGAAAATCCCGACCACCGCCGACGCCTCAGGGATCGCCAAGGCCATTGCAAATGCCAGCTACGCGACGATCGAGGATGCCAGCCATTACAGCATGTTCGGCGAGTGCAAGCCGGGTGCATTGGCCATCATCGCGGCCGAAGAGATCGGTGATCCGGTGTGCGATGATGGGGGTGGCCGCTCACGCGGGGAGATTCATGCGCAGCTGATTGATATGACCGCTGCGGCGTTTACGCGCGCGCTGAAGGCGGGGCGATAG
- a CDS encoding YeiH family protein gives MSSFTHITNDIPKSTISADLAAGRKRLDLVWNGVIPGIVLVAMITAVAFSAHNVSGFALFSPMILAVVAGMIYSNVLGTPAHAKAGIAFSQKRLLRFAIVLLGFQLTLGQVVSIGAGGVGIVALTLGSTFVFTITLGRLIGVDAKLAQLIAAGTSICGASAIVATNIVTDARDEDVTYAVASITLFGTIAMLGFPLLAPLLGLDQHAFGLWAGASIHEVAQVIGAGFQNGTQSGEIATVAKLTRVAMLAPMVIALGLMARRTRSGDQSAARPPMPWFVAAFVAVVALNSLVTVPAEVKSAIVLATTIMLTMGLAAMGLQADISQLRSRGLRPLALAFCAFLFIGSFSLMLVKFA, from the coding sequence TTGTCGTCCTTCACCCACATCACGAACGATATTCCGAAAAGCACGATTTCGGCCGATCTGGCCGCCGGCCGCAAGCGGCTCGATTTGGTGTGGAACGGCGTCATTCCCGGCATCGTGCTGGTGGCGATGATCACGGCTGTTGCCTTCTCGGCGCACAATGTCTCCGGCTTTGCCTTGTTCAGCCCGATGATCCTGGCCGTCGTCGCCGGCATGATCTATTCCAACGTGCTCGGCACGCCGGCGCACGCCAAGGCCGGCATCGCCTTCTCGCAAAAGCGCCTGCTGCGCTTTGCCATCGTGCTGCTCGGCTTCCAGCTGACGCTCGGCCAGGTCGTCTCGATCGGCGCCGGCGGCGTCGGCATCGTCGCGCTGACGCTTGGCTCGACCTTCGTCTTCACCATCACGCTCGGCCGGCTGATCGGCGTCGACGCCAAGCTGGCGCAGCTGATTGCCGCCGGCACGTCGATCTGCGGCGCTTCGGCCATCGTCGCCACCAACATCGTCACCGATGCGCGCGACGAGGACGTCACCTATGCCGTTGCCTCGATCACGCTGTTTGGCACTATCGCCATGCTCGGCTTCCCGCTGCTGGCGCCGCTGCTCGGCCTCGACCAGCACGCGTTTGGCCTGTGGGCCGGCGCCTCGATCCATGAGGTGGCGCAGGTCATCGGCGCCGGTTTCCAGAACGGCACCCAGTCCGGCGAGATCGCCACGGTGGCCAAGCTGACGCGCGTTGCCATGCTGGCGCCGATGGTCATCGCGCTCGGCCTGATGGCGCGGCGCACGAGGAGTGGCGACCAGTCGGCAGCGCGTCCGCCCATGCCATGGTTCGTCGCCGCTTTCGTCGCCGTCGTGGCGCTGAACAGCCTGGTCACCGTGCCCGCCGAAGTGAAGTCGGCAATAGTGCTCGCCACCACCATCATGCTGACCATGGGGCTCGCCGCCATGGGCCTGCAGGCCGACATCTCGCAGCTGCGCTCGCGCGGCCTGCGCCCGCTGGCACTGGCCTTCTGCGCCTTCCTGTTCATCGGCAGCTTCAGCTTGATGCTGGTGAAGTTCGCCTAG
- a CDS encoding aldo/keto reductase — MQKRTLGKSDLEVSAIGLGCMGMSHSYGTPMETADAVRLIRSAFERGITFFDTAEVYGPFTNEDVVGEALQPIRDQVVIATKFGIDIAGSAGHEGMDSRPQHIRDVVEASLKRLRTDRIDLLYQHRVDPVVPIEEVAGAVKDLISQGKVKHFGLSEAGVRTIRRAHAVQPVAALQSEYSLWWREPEEAILPVLEELGIGFVPFSPLGKGFLTGAINASTTFDSSDFRNTVPRFAEEARKANQALVDAIVAIAAQKKVTPAQVALAWLLAQKPWIVPIPGTTKLNRLEENIGSATVALTADDLANIEDAVSAIAVQGERYSPQQAARIDR; from the coding sequence ATGCAAAAGCGCACACTTGGAAAGAGCGACCTCGAAGTCTCGGCCATCGGGCTTGGCTGCATGGGCATGAGCCATTCCTACGGGACACCGATGGAGACTGCGGATGCGGTTCGCCTGATCCGCTCGGCGTTCGAGCGCGGCATCACCTTCTTCGACACGGCGGAAGTCTATGGACCGTTCACCAACGAGGACGTCGTCGGTGAGGCGCTGCAGCCGATCCGCGACCAGGTGGTGATCGCCACCAAATTCGGCATCGACATCGCAGGTTCCGCCGGACATGAGGGTATGGACAGCCGGCCGCAGCATATTCGCGACGTCGTAGAGGCTTCGCTCAAGCGGCTGAGGACCGACCGCATCGACTTGCTCTACCAGCACCGTGTCGATCCGGTGGTGCCGATCGAAGAGGTGGCGGGCGCGGTGAAGGACCTGATCAGCCAGGGCAAGGTCAAGCATTTCGGCCTCTCCGAAGCCGGTGTGCGCACCATAAGGCGGGCGCACGCTGTGCAGCCGGTCGCCGCCCTTCAAAGCGAATACTCGCTGTGGTGGCGTGAGCCCGAGGAGGCGATCCTGCCGGTACTCGAGGAACTGGGCATCGGCTTCGTGCCCTTCAGCCCGCTGGGCAAGGGGTTCCTGACCGGCGCCATCAACGCCAGCACGACCTTCGATAGCAGCGACTTCCGCAACACCGTGCCGCGCTTCGCGGAGGAGGCCCGCAAGGCGAACCAGGCGCTGGTCGATGCGATCGTTGCGATCGCGGCGCAGAAGAAGGTGACCCCGGCGCAGGTCGCGCTCGCCTGGCTGCTGGCGCAAAAGCCTTGGATCGTTCCGATCCCCGGCACGACGAAGCTCAATCGGCTCGAGGAGAACATCGGATCGGCCACTGTCGCGCTGACGGCGGACGATCTTGCCAACATCGAAGACGCTGTCTCGGCGATTGCCGTGCAGGGCGAGCGCTATTCCCCGCAACAGGCGGCACGCATCGATCGCTGA
- a CDS encoding (R)-mandelonitrile lyase, which translates to MDIKRSGSQASAKGPAEYFTGTVRIDAPFKGSEPARVGGATVTFEPGARTAWHTHPLGQTLIVLSGAGLVQREAGPIEPIRPGDIVWFAPGEKHWHGAAPTTAMSHIAIAEALDGKVVDWMEKVSDDHYGV; encoded by the coding sequence ATGGATATCAAGCGAAGCGGCTCGCAAGCCTCGGCGAAAGGCCCTGCGGAGTATTTCACGGGCACGGTGCGCATCGACGCGCCCTTCAAGGGCAGCGAACCCGCCCGCGTCGGCGGTGCCACCGTGACCTTCGAGCCCGGCGCGCGCACCGCCTGGCACACCCATCCGCTCGGCCAGACGCTGATCGTCCTGTCAGGCGCCGGGCTTGTCCAGCGCGAGGCTGGGCCGATCGAACCGATCCGCCCCGGCGACATCGTCTGGTTCGCGCCCGGCGAAAAGCACTGGCATGGCGCGGCGCCAACCACGGCAATGAGCCATATCGCCATTGCCGAAGCGCTCGACGGAAAGGTCGTCGACTGGATGGAGAAGGTCAGCGACGACCACTACGGGGTTTGA
- a CDS encoding carboxymuconolactone decarboxylase family protein, translating to MTDAPKSPFSDIAPALGKYTDEVLFGDVWKRPGLSPRDRSLVTVTSLVSNYRVNEMPFHMKRALDNGVTPDELIETITHLAFYAGWPAASTAIGIARKVFEQADAEKG from the coding sequence ATGACTGACGCCCCCAAAAGCCCGTTCTCCGATATCGCGCCCGCGCTCGGCAAATACACCGACGAGGTGCTGTTCGGGGATGTCTGGAAGCGCCCCGGCCTTTCGCCGCGCGATCGCAGCCTCGTCACCGTCACCAGCCTGGTCTCGAACTACCGGGTCAACGAGATGCCTTTCCATATGAAGCGGGCGCTCGACAATGGCGTCACCCCCGACGAACTCATCGAAACCATCACGCATCTCGCCTTCTACGCCGGATGGCCGGCGGCCAGCACCGCGATCGGCATTGCACGGAAAGTCTTCGAGCAGGCCGACGCCGAGAAGGGGTGA
- a CDS encoding helix-turn-helix domain-containing protein, producing MPFVPLPFVVALLLFILLWVVARRGDDAAPNLSFLGLILLSALQSVLVGLRWGYGISEVGYIAPVSAAIMPSLLYAGVSRLVRTSDRQWPARLAIHATPAVILVMLMIFWPAAIDFALISIDFIYAAAILWLLRSGADGLRLAPFDGAVPAYRAIIAAAVTLCLSGMVDVLISLELALGHGARAATVIGIANLFILVFVGVAAAAASQSHVPLNAAEPAEAPPPTGFGEDADTLRRVDETMQEKKLYRDADLNLNRLARRAGIPARQISAAINRATGKNVSQYVNEHRIAEACRLLSETDQSVTEIMLTVGFQTKSNFNREFRRVTDMTPLAWRERNAQSPSLASPVSG from the coding sequence ATGCCGTTTGTTCCCCTGCCCTTCGTCGTCGCCTTGCTGCTGTTCATCCTGCTTTGGGTCGTCGCCAGGCGCGGGGATGACGCGGCGCCCAACCTGTCGTTCCTTGGCCTGATCCTGCTCAGCGCGCTGCAATCGGTGCTCGTCGGCCTGCGCTGGGGCTATGGCATCAGCGAGGTCGGCTACATCGCCCCGGTGTCCGCCGCGATCATGCCGTCGCTGCTCTATGCCGGTGTCTCCAGGCTCGTCCGCACCAGCGACCGCCAATGGCCGGCGCGGCTCGCCATCCACGCCACGCCGGCCGTCATCCTCGTCATGCTGATGATCTTTTGGCCGGCGGCCATCGACTTCGCGCTGATATCGATCGATTTCATCTACGCCGCCGCCATTCTCTGGCTGCTTCGTTCCGGCGCGGACGGCCTTCGCCTTGCTCCTTTCGACGGGGCTGTCCCGGCCTATCGGGCCATCATTGCCGCGGCGGTAACACTGTGCCTGTCGGGAATGGTCGATGTGCTGATTTCCCTTGAGCTGGCGTTGGGGCATGGCGCGCGCGCGGCGACGGTGATCGGCATCGCCAATCTCTTCATCCTCGTCTTTGTCGGCGTGGCGGCGGCGGCGGCCAGCCAAAGTCACGTCCCGCTCAATGCGGCTGAACCGGCGGAGGCTCCGCCCCCGACAGGGTTCGGCGAAGACGCCGATACGCTTCGCCGGGTCGATGAGACGATGCAGGAGAAAAAGCTCTACCGCGACGCCGATCTCAACCTCAACCGCCTTGCCCGCCGCGCCGGAATTCCGGCACGCCAGATTTCAGCAGCGATCAACCGGGCGACGGGCAAGAACGTCTCGCAATATGTCAACGAACACCGCATCGCCGAGGCCTGCCGGCTCTTGAGCGAGACCGACCAGTCGGTGACCGAGATCATGCTGACGGTCGGCTTCCAGACCAAGTCGAATTTCAACCGCGAGTTCCGCCGCGTCACCGACATGACGCCGCTCGCCTGGCGGGAACGCAACGCCCAGTCGCCCTCGCTCGCGAGCCCCGTGAGCGGCTGA
- a CDS encoding aldehyde dehydrogenase family protein, with protein sequence MSHNLQFYIDGAWVDPVVPNTLDVIDPSNEDAFAQISLGSKADVDRAVAAAKRAFNSFGFTSVEERLDILNRVIAVYKKRSKDLALAVSREMGAPRQMALDSQVGVGQAHLEKMAEVLKTFQFRHVKGSALIVKEPIGVVGLITPWNWPLNQITCKVGPALAAGCTMVLKPSEIAPLDAIIFAEIIDEAGVPKGVFNLVNGDGPGVGQALSSHPDIDMMSFTGSTRAGILVAKAAADTVKRVHQELGGKSANILFPDVDLEKAVTKGVAGCFGNSGQSCNAPTRMFVPRDRHDEAAGYAKVAAEKFTVGPADGANTKLGPVVSQIQFDKIQDLIQAGIDEGATLVAGGPGRPAELNRGYYIRPTVFADVTHDMRIAREEIFGPVLAIMPYDTVEQAVEQANDTVYGLASYIQAKDIQKARDVAARMRSGNVYINYPTWDAGLPFGGYKQSGNGREYAEYGLEDFLEIKGIAGYEAAE encoded by the coding sequence ATGTCACACAATCTGCAGTTCTATATCGATGGCGCGTGGGTCGATCCTGTTGTGCCCAACACGCTCGATGTCATCGACCCGTCGAACGAGGATGCCTTCGCGCAGATCTCGCTCGGCTCCAAGGCCGATGTCGACAGAGCGGTGGCCGCCGCCAAGCGCGCCTTCAACTCCTTCGGCTTCACCTCGGTGGAAGAGCGCCTCGACATCCTGAACCGCGTCATCGCGGTCTACAAGAAGCGCTCGAAGGATCTGGCGCTCGCCGTGTCGCGCGAAATGGGCGCGCCGCGCCAGATGGCGCTCGACAGCCAGGTCGGTGTCGGCCAGGCGCATCTGGAGAAGATGGCGGAAGTGCTGAAAACTTTCCAGTTCCGCCACGTCAAGGGCAGCGCGCTGATCGTCAAGGAGCCGATCGGCGTCGTTGGCCTGATCACGCCGTGGAACTGGCCGCTTAACCAGATCACCTGCAAGGTCGGTCCCGCACTTGCCGCCGGCTGCACCATGGTGCTGAAGCCGTCCGAAATCGCGCCGCTCGACGCCATCATCTTCGCCGAGATCATCGACGAGGCCGGCGTGCCGAAGGGCGTGTTCAACCTCGTCAATGGCGATGGCCCCGGCGTCGGCCAGGCGCTGTCCAGCCATCCCGACATCGACATGATGTCGTTTACCGGGTCGACGCGGGCCGGCATCCTGGTGGCCAAGGCCGCCGCCGATACGGTCAAGCGCGTGCACCAGGAGCTTGGCGGCAAATCGGCCAACATCCTGTTCCCGGATGTCGACCTCGAAAAGGCCGTCACCAAGGGCGTCGCCGGCTGCTTCGGCAACTCAGGTCAGTCCTGCAATGCGCCGACCCGCATGTTCGTGCCGCGCGACCGCCATGACGAGGCCGCCGGCTATGCCAAGGTCGCGGCGGAAAAGTTCACCGTCGGCCCGGCCGATGGCGCCAACACCAAGCTTGGCCCGGTCGTCAGCCAGATCCAGTTCGACAAGATCCAGGACCTGATCCAGGCCGGTATCGACGAGGGTGCGACGCTCGTCGCCGGCGGCCCCGGCCGCCCCGCCGAACTCAACCGCGGCTACTACATCAGGCCGACCGTGTTCGCCGACGTCACCCACGACATGCGCATCGCACGCGAAGAGATTTTCGGGCCGGTGCTGGCGATCATGCCCTACGACACGGTCGAACAGGCGGTCGAGCAGGCCAACGACACGGTCTATGGCCTTGCCTCCTATATCCAGGCCAAGGACATCCAAAAGGCCCGCGACGTGGCGGCGCGCATGCGCTCCGGCAATGTCTACATCAACTACCCGACCTGGGACGCCGGCCTGCCCTTCGGCGGCTACAAGCAGTCGGGCAATGGCCGTGAGTATGCCGAGTATGGTCTCGAGGATTTCCTCGAGATCAAGGGCATCGCCGGGTATGAGGCTGCGGAGTAG
- a CDS encoding alpha/beta hydrolase, with amino-acid sequence MALQMPDPTHAHCFVPVTDTIRAPLVLLHGSGGNEFELLPLAGELAPEVARLGIRGTVAIDGGHAFFHRFPDRRVDEADIAARAPVLAEFIEAACGHYGLNGRPIAIGFSNGAIMAAALLLTHPGLLAGAVLFRPLSPFTGDLPTHLDGTPALILDGDSDNRRSPGDGLRLAQRLVRAGASVTHHVLPVGHSITAEDKRIAGEWLQAIAR; translated from the coding sequence ATGGCCTTGCAGATGCCCGACCCAACACACGCTCACTGCTTCGTTCCTGTCACCGATACGATCCGTGCGCCGCTCGTTCTGCTCCATGGTTCGGGCGGCAACGAGTTCGAGCTGCTGCCCTTGGCCGGTGAACTGGCGCCTGAGGTGGCGAGGCTCGGCATCCGTGGCACAGTCGCCATCGATGGCGGGCATGCCTTCTTCCATCGTTTTCCAGATCGCCGAGTGGACGAAGCGGATATTGCCGCCAGGGCGCCTGTGCTGGCGGAATTCATCGAAGCGGCCTGCGGCCACTACGGCTTGAACGGACGCCCCATAGCCATCGGCTTTTCCAACGGTGCCATCATGGCGGCAGCGCTGCTGCTGACCCATCCCGGCCTGTTGGCGGGGGCGGTCCTGTTTCGTCCCCTCTCCCCGTTCACCGGCGATCTCCCGACCCATCTGGACGGGACGCCCGCGCTGATCCTTGATGGAGACAGCGACAACCGCAGATCGCCGGGCGACGGCCTGCGACTGGCTCAGCGGCTGGTCCGTGCAGGGGCGTCGGTGACCCATCATGTGCTGCCGGTCGGCCACTCGATCACCGCCGAGGACAAGCGAATTGCCGGCGAGTGGCTTCAGGCGATTGCACGTTAA
- a CDS encoding GNAT family N-acetyltransferase — protein MTINSSIRFRPAESADVPAIRDIVRAAYAKWVPLIGREPLPMRADYDKAVAEHPFELAVADGRIVGMIETMLADDHLWIENVCVAPDAQGRGVGLLLLERAEQKALEAGRPELRLLTNGAFEANVSLYKRNGYVIDREEPFMGGMTVYMSKKLTR, from the coding sequence ATGACCATCAACTCTTCCATCCGGTTTCGGCCGGCCGAATCCGCCGATGTCCCGGCCATCAGGGACATTGTGCGCGCAGCCTATGCCAAATGGGTGCCCCTGATCGGCCGCGAGCCGCTGCCGATGCGCGCCGATTACGACAAGGCCGTCGCCGAGCATCCGTTCGAACTCGCCGTGGCGGACGGCCGCATCGTCGGCATGATCGAAACCATGCTCGCCGACGATCATCTCTGGATCGAGAATGTCTGCGTCGCGCCGGACGCACAGGGCAGGGGCGTCGGCCTGCTGTTGCTGGAGCGGGCTGAGCAGAAGGCGCTCGAAGCCGGTCGCCCCGAGCTGCGCCTGCTGACCAATGGCGCCTTCGAGGCCAATGTCTCGCTGTACAAGAGGAACGGCTATGTGATCGACCGGGAAGAGCCGTTCATGGGCGGCATGACGGTCTATATGAGCAAGAAATTGACGCGATAG